Proteins from a genomic interval of Flavobacteriales bacterium TMED191:
- a CDS encoding acyltransferase, which yields MKKLLKGIFMFFDNSLFRLWVKAAYPQYKRQRNGYMYNFEVIRRYFFMQKIIGFNRNIPWPVDFRSKIMGVEYIQKGIMCDPGDNIGIYINAYGGLQLGNNVNIGQNTTITTTNHNIYDHRKISNKKGIIIGDNVWIGANCCIVAGIKIGDNVTIGAGCTIRQNIPSNSLVIQAENCIAINQKKAYQWDCLKEDLL from the coding sequence ATGAAAAAATTATTAAAGGGAATTTTTATGTTCTTTGATAACTCTCTATTTAGATTGTGGGTTAAAGCTGCATATCCTCAATACAAAAGACAAAGAAATGGGTATATGTATAATTTTGAGGTAATTAGAAGGTACTTTTTTATGCAAAAAATAATTGGGTTTAATCGAAATATTCCCTGGCCAGTTGATTTTAGAAGTAAAATTATGGGAGTAGAATATATACAAAAAGGTATTATGTGTGATCCAGGAGATAACATAGGTATTTACATCAATGCATATGGTGGATTACAATTAGGCAATAATGTTAATATTGGACAAAACACTACCATAACAACTACAAATCACAATATTTACGATCACAGGAAAATTAGTAACAAAAAAGGCATTATAATTGGGGATAATGTTTGGATTGGCGCAAACTGTTGTATTGTAGCTGGCATAAAAATAGGAGATAACGTAACAATTGGGGCTGGATGCACCATTAGACAAAATATCCCTTCAAATAGTCTTGTTATCCAAGCCGAAAATTGTATTGCAATAAATCAAAAAAAAGCATATCAATGGGATTGTCTTAAAGAAGATTTGCTTTAA